The Pan troglodytes isolate AG18354 chromosome 19, NHGRI_mPanTro3-v2.0_pri, whole genome shotgun sequence region GTTTGACACTGCCAGGaatttcagattatttatttatttatttattttatttttttgagacagagtctcgctctgtcacccaggctggagtgcagtggcgccatctcggctcactgcaagctcttcctcctgggttcatgccattctcctgcctcagcctcctgagtagctgggactacaggcgcccaccaccacacccggctaattttttgtatttttagtagagacggggtttcactgtgttagctaggatggtctcgatctcctgacctcgtgatccacccacctcagcctcccaaagtgctgggattacaggcgtgagccactgcgcctggcaggaGTTTCAGATTCTTTAGCCTGACTCCAAGGTTCTTCCCAACAAGGGATCAAACTTTCACTGTTCCCACTATTTACCCATATTGCTCCTACAATTCCTGCCAGATGGATCCATTGATTCCTTCCTGAACATGCTTTGAATAGTTACCTCCTGCATGTTAGTGCCCTATAAGGCAGGTACCATGTGCACACCTCTCCATATCTGGAAATCATAGCCATTCTATAAACCAAACCCCTTTTCAGATGCTCCATGAAGCCCTGCTGACCACACTGGACCTTCCTAAACGCTCTATAGCACTTACAacaatcacacatacacacatacacgcatcCTTTTACTGACAGTCCTCTTCTGACATCAAATTGATAAATATCAACAACCAACTACATACAAGGCAGTAAGTATGCAGAATACAGAAAATGTGTAACACAAGGACTGTGCCTCCTCCAGAAAGAGCCAGTATCAGTGGTGGTTAATAACAAAGgttccggccgggcgtggtggctcgtgcctgtaatcctagcactgtaggaggccgagacgggcggatcactaggtctagagttcgagaccagcctggccaacatagtgaaaccccatctctactaaaaatacaaaaattagccaggtgtggtagcgtgcctgtagtcccagctactcaggaggctgaggcaggagaatcacttgaacctgggaggcagaggttgcagtgagcggagactacaccattgcactccaacctgggtgacagagtgagactccatctcaaaacaaaaaaaaaggccgggcttggtggctcacacctgtaatcccagcacttgggaaggccaaGACGGgacaatcacctgaggtcaggagtttgagaccagcctgaccaacatggtgaaaccccgtctctactaaaaaataccaaaattagccaggcgcggtggctcatgcctgtaatcccagcactttgggaggccgaggtgggcagatcacgaggtcaggagatcgagaccatctggctaacatggtgaaaccccatctctactaaaaatacaaaaaaattagccaggcatggtggcgggtgtctgtagtcccagctactccggaggctgaggcaggagaatggcgtgaacctgggaggcagagcttgcagtgagccgagatcgcgccactgcactccagcctgggcgacagagcgagactccatctcaaaaaaaaaaaaaaaaaaaaaaaatacaaaaattagccgggcgtggaggcacatgcctgtaatcccagctacctgggaggctgaggcaggggaatcacttgaatccaggaggcgggggttgcagtgagccgagatcgcgccattgcactccagcctgggcaacaagagcgagactccgtctcaaaaaaaaaaaggccctggaGTAAGTTAGATAAACTATGAGGtaaatcagtttcctcatcaataacATAGGAGCAATAACAGGGCTTGCTCTATAGAACCattagaggattaaatgagacaaggcAGGCCAAATGTTTAGCACGGTGCCCAGTATGTAAGGAATACTTTACTGGCAGTAGCTTTTGTTTTTACCCAGGTGGCTATGCCACAGAAAAGAGGGCTCCTTCAAgatccatgtctttttttttttttttgagacggagtctcactctgtcacccaggctggagtgcagtggcgtgatctcagctcactgcagcctccgcctccctggctcaagtaattctcccgcctcagcctcctgagtagctgggattacaggcgtacatcaccacgcctggctgctttttgtatttttagtagagacggggttccaccatgtttgccaggctggtcttgaactcctgacctcagatgatccacccgcctcagcctcccaaagtgctgggattacaggcatgagccaccatgcccggccaagatccATGTTTTTTATACCTCTCCTATGATCCCCAAAGATCTTAGAATGGTGCTCTGCACTTAGGAGTGTTGACAGACACGGAAAGACCCCCCACTCACCCTCCTCCAGCCTACTAGGTCTTGCTGGGCCCCAACCCCCAGCCTCCCTAGAAAACCTCATTTGTATTCCACCGTAGCCTCTCTGGAGGCAGCAGCGGGCAGCGAGGAAGACACTCCAGCAGCTTCTTGGGGAGAAAGATCTTCAGGTGGTGGCTGTTTTCTAAAGGGAATTAGAAGGGAGGGTTTAGTGTGCTACCCTGGGGCATCCCTGTGATAGTACAAGGGGAAAGGGCTGAAGGCAATACAGAGCACTGGGGAAAACTGAAACCTCACTAAGGAGAACAGAGAATCCAAGAATTAGAGGGCCACTAAAGCGTGGGGAGAACGAAAGGCTGTGGCCACATTGGGAAACTGGTTTGTGAACTTACCAGCAACCTCGGTGGTGTCCTTGGTATTCATGGTGAGGGCTCCAGGGGGCAAGGTCACCCCCGGCCTGAGGGGCCGGGGGGAGGGGGAGTCTGTGCTAGGAAGGGAGAGAACAAGGTCATGGCAGAAGCCCCCACATTAATCCAGGATGAGAAGTATGAGGTAGGGAGTGGGTATAGAACTGGGTCATAGTATCTGGGAAGgatgaggaaagggagggaggggctgaCTGTGATGTGACAGTAGAAGAGAGAACCACACATGGTGCCCGGAGCCAATGAGTGAGGAGACTGGACAGGAAGAGTGAGCAGGAAGAaatgggttggggtgggggaggggggagaagaCTGGCAGGGCTTGGGCCTCAGAGGCCCTAAAGCTTGAGCTTTTGCACAGACTGGGGCTATGGTTGGGTCAGGTCCTGGGGGTTGGGACTCAGGCCATCCGGTCCTTGGAGGATGGTTTGGCAAGAGAGCCTGGATcctgggggcagggcaggagaTTCTACCTCCGGTAGAAGCTAGGCCTTTAGAAGACACGCCCTGAGTTCCTTCTCTGTTTGATTTTTCCAAGGGGAAGGGCAGATCTGATAACTGAACCTAACCTATTCTCTCCTCCAGGTTGGTTAGGACCTGATAGAATCTGGGCCAGACACCTAGATTCCCACCCTCAGGACAACCCACCCTCGGGCTGACAGCCCTCTCTACGTAGCTCCCTCTCCCCAAACGCCTCTGCCTCCCCTGGCCTCCAGGCCTAGCCTACCCCATCTACCGCTCTGGCTCCAGCCTGAGCCCCCCGCCCTCCTCGGGGAACAGATGGGAGCTGGAGGAGGCTCTCAGCACGGGCTCCGCCAGGTGTCCAGGATGGAGATGGGAGGAGGCCCGTCGGGCTCGGCTATGTGCAGTGAAGCTGGGGTTGGGGTAAGGACTCCGCCCCAGGGCGCAGGTGCGCAGTCCCGGCTAGGCAGCCTGCCAGGGTGCGGAGCGGGAGCGGGTCCTTGGGCTGCACTTGGGCGGCGCCGGATCGGACGCTTGGCACTCTGGGCAGCCCCCCGGCGGAGTGGTGGTCCCAGGAGAACCTCCGAGGTGGGAGGGTCCCGCCCGCATAGAGGGATGTTCTGGAGAAGCCGGGAGCAGAGTCCGCGGGCACGCGGTGGGCGAGGGACAGTGCAGGTGCCGGGTGCGGGGGTCTCCGCGACAGTCCCCGGCACGCGCTGGTCCGCCGTGGGGCCCTGCGGTGAGCGGCGCCCCCTGGCGCGGGGGAGGAGGACGGAAGCGGGAGGTGAGGGCGAACCGGGAAGAGGGACGGTGGTCCCCGGCGCGGCGCTCCGCGTCGGGACCTGGAGGAGCTGCGCCCCCTGGCGCGGGGGCGGAGAGGCGGGCGAGAGGCCCTGGCTCTTACCTCCCGGGGTCCCGCGGGTGACGGCGGCAGCGGCCATTCTACCCCACACCGACCCCCCCCAGCGCCGGCTAACAGCGGCGTCTAACGTCACTGCGCACGGGGCGGGGCCTCCCAATTAAGGGGATGAGGGTCAGGAAGAGAACCTGGGGTCAGCACACGTGGAGTTCTGGGTGGGGCGCTGGGCAGAGGGACTCGGCTTCTAGGGCTCTGAGCCAGGCCGAGGGACAGACTGCTGGGAAGTCCCCAAAAGGGCAGCAGCACTGAGGGGCAGGATTCCAGGGTCCTGGAGGCGGAAGCTCGGCCGACTGACTCCCAGTTCGAGAGAACGGGGCGGGGGCAGCCCACCAGTGCTGGAACCCGAGGGGCCGGGCGAGGAACGCTGGACTGGGAGCAGGACCCTTCTCGCCTCGGACAAGACTCCTTGTCTGGGGACCCAGCCCGACTTCATTGTAGCTGGGTCCTCGAGAAAGCGAAAGGAGCCCTCCTTCCCCATTGGCCTCTCCATCGCTGCATCCCAAGAAGAAAGACAACTCGGGCTCCACTTGCTTGCTTTTTAATAACAGAGCAGAGAGAATACAAGGCCAGGAGCGGGGCCTGGAGGAAAACAGGACTTGGGGTGCTCCTGTGAGAGCGGTGGGTTGAGATGGGAGCCCAGGGGGGCTGTTAATGCCTAGTTCAGAGGATGGGAAAGGCAGTTGGAGAGACGAAGGAAGGGGAAACGCCTTCATGTCAGCAATGAGGGTGACTCTAGTGACGGAACTAGTCTTGGGTCCCTGGGGCACCACCAGCCTCTCAGCATCGGTAGTTTCTCCTTACTCTTCAGACGCTGCCAACTCCATCCCCCAGGGATTGTGAAGGGGGTTCCTTCTGGCTGTGACAGTGCTGAACGAGGCCAGAGAGTGCAGCTGCCTGGAGGCACAAGCCTCCTCCTGATCCAGGGGACTCCAGGGAGACCAAAGCAGCTGTCAAGATGagagaaattgaaaaagaaaatggaaaagtaggTCTTCTTTCCAGATTTCCTAGTACCCAAGCTTAGGTACCTCGAAGTCTCTGGTTCTCACCTacgttatttttgtttctctcaaaTCCAGCTCTCCAGCCTGGCTCTCAGCTTCTGCATCTCCATGCAAGACCAGAGACCCACATCACTCCCTCACTCCACCCAGTTCCACTCCAACAATACCTGGGCCCTGCCAGGAGTGAGAAAACGGTTCTCTTCCTGTGGATAGGTTGCTTTCTCCTCTTCCAGATCAGGGTATTCATTGGTGCTGGGGAATCCACAGCCCTCTTCGCCAAGCACCACTGGCTCAGATGCAGCCCCAGAGCTGCCCCACTGGGCCTTCTTCAGTCTGTGGAGACTTTAGGCTGAGGAGAGAAGTGCCTGGAGGCCAGGCTTCCTGTCTCTCCATTCTTCACCTTTCTGTTCTGAAATACTTCCTGCTGGGACTCCAGGGAGTTGTCATTTGACCTTTAACCCTCCACTCCCAATTTTCTGCTCCCCTCAGACTGAAGCATATTGTCTAGGAACCCAGAGGTGACCCCAACCTCCCCACTGTCCTCCAGTTCTATGGTTTGCTTTCCTGTCTTCAGTGATCTACTTTCCACTCCTTCCAGCTCATGTGGCTCATCCTCCTTACTGCAgttccctccttctttccataTTACAGAAATCTGTTTCAATCATACCAAAGCCCACAGCTTCCTTCCAAGCAACCTCCCCTCAAAGCTCCCCTCAAACCTCCCCTCAAAGCTGTCAACCCCTTCCTTAGCTCAAACTGTTCTGCCCCCAAATCCTGCATGACTCCCAGAACCCAGATGTCTCCCTTCCTTACTCGTTGATGATGCTCTGACGCCTTCTTAGGTCCTCCAGGTGGTAAGTGACAGCCCTCACCCGGGCGGGGACTCCCCCAAGGCCCTGCTGCTGCATTCCTTCCAAACATggcctcctcttctttcttctccaaaGCATTTCAGGGGGTGGGAGCTGCTCAGGAGGATACAGACCAAGCTGGGAGCAACCAGTGGCTCTCTGTGCCAGAGAATGGGGAAAAAGAGCTAGAAAAAAGAACTGGCTCTCTCAAGGGAGCTTGGATTGAACTAGGTAGGGAGTCTGGGGTCTTGGGAAGACCCCTGTGATCTCGAAAACATGATGACTGATTCATAGAAAGGAAGGCCTGGTCAGTGCACTGGTTGGGGAATAACAGAGGGAAGCGGTAATAAGGAGAGCTTGGGACAGGATAGCAGTGGGTGCAATTTTAACAGAGAAATGCTGAACGGCAGAGGGTCTGTCTTACCAGCGTGGGTGGAATGTGCTGCTCCTCCAGCCAAGTGGGGCTGTGAAGAACAAAAAGGGGGCTATAAGTGCAGAGGGGACATGTCCATCCATATTGCTTCTTTAATAATCTCTCCCAACCTCCTTTCTGTCATTAGGAGCTACAATGTCCACCAGCCAGTGGGAAATTAACCCCAGACTAGGGCCTATTGCTATATGGGTTTATGGTAGTTTAATCCAGTTAAGACCACATCCAGTTagtttccattttctcctctacTCACCTGGGCCTTTGATTAAGGTTCTTCCAGAAGACATCTCCATAACGCTGGGGCATGGGTCTGAGGCTCTGGGAAGGCAACCTTGGGGGTGGAGATCGGCTGACCACCCTGGAACACCTGAGGTGAGGACAAGGTAGGCTCGGGTCTGGCTCTTCCCTTACAGCAGTCTACTCATCCCAAGGATTCAGGGGCCATCTTTCCATGGGACTATAAAGCTGCCCGGGTTCCCTCGGGCCATGTCCTCTCTTAACCACTTTAGCTGAAGAAGGTGGTAAGGCCTCTGCTTTGAAAGGAAATTGAAGCTGGGTTGAGGGTAGAGATTGGCTATAGTTTGACCCTCAGATCTCACGGAGTTTAAGCTCTATATCggggatgtccaatcttttggcttcctgggccacattggaagaagaaaaattgtcttgggccacacataaagtACACTaacactggccgggcgcggtggctcatgcctgtaatcccagcactttgggaggctgatgtgggtggatcacctgaggtctggagtccaagaccagcctggccaacatgttgaaaccccgtctctactaaaattacaaaaaattagccaggcgtggtggcaggcacctgtaatcccagctactcgggaggctgaggcaggagaatcgcttgaacctgggaggaggttgcagtgagccgagatcatgccattgcactccagcctgggtgacaagagagaaactccgtctcaaaaaaaaaattgcaaaaaatctcataatattttattttatttatgtatttattgagaccgtttcactcttgtcacccaggctggagtgcaatggcgcgatctcggctcattgcaacctccacctcccgggttcaagtgattctcctgcctcagcctcccgagtagctgggattacaggcacccactaccacgcccggctaattttgtatttttagtagagacggggttttgccatgttagccaggctggtcttgaactcctgacctcgggtgatccacccgcctcggcctcccaaagtgctgggattacaggtgtgagcccttgTGCCCGGCCTAATCTCAtaacgttttaagaaagtttatgaatttgtgttggactGCTTCAAAGCCATCCTAGgccgcaggttggacaagcttgctttatACCTCATAGTTAGAGAAGGTAATATTTAGCAAGCAGAGTTGTTAAAGAGGAAGGCCTTGGCTACTCAGGTTATATGACAGATAGGATTCATTTAGGTCAATGCAAGGATCCAGGGGAGAGAACCTCTGTTTACCTCATTTGTCTCCCCATCTCAAAAGGACTGATATCCTTGTAAATAGGAGTGTGCAGAGCTGTTTGAGAACAGTGCTCGTCACTTCCAAACCCCACAGGCTGAATGATGATTGCCCTCCTGATCTCTAAGAAATGGAGTATGTTAGGGCTTAGGCCTGGGGCCCTTTATCTTCTCTGTCTTCATCTCTTCTTAGGTGATCTcacccagtaccatgctgtcaATAAGCTGATGACTCCCAAATCTATATATCCAGCCCTGGTTCCTCTCTGGGCTCCACTCAACATCTCCTCCCCAACCTTCCTCCTCAATGAAAAGCACTCAAATGCCCAGTTGCTAAGACCAAAAACATGGTATGTCTCACTTTCCCTCACCTCCCACATCTAATCCATCAGCAGTTCCTGTCGGTTTTACATCTAAAATACTGTGTACCTGAATTTGACCACTCCTTATCATTCCCACTCCTACCACCATATATTTCAGGTCATCTTCCCCTTCCTGGACTGTTGCAATGGTCTCTTCCCCCCTTTTTTGCTTCCATTCCCATCCCCCAACAATATATTCTGCACAGAACTGTGAGAGATGATCATACGAAATAATATAAGGTTTGAGATGTACTTCAAAAGAATTTGAGAAATAGGGGGCTAGATAGGTATAGAGATGAAAAGATTATCCATACAATGATAATTATTGAAGCTGACTGAAAAGGGTACATGGGGTTCATGATACTATTTTCTCTACTGtgtttgtttgaaattttccataataaaaaaagttgaaggaaaaaaggcTGGTCATGTCACTCTCTGCCTTAAAACTTTTCCACTGAATAAAATCCAAAccgtttttttcttcttcttttttgagacagtctcactctgtcacccaggctggagtgcagtgacccaattatagctcactgcagcctcaaactcctgggctcaagcaatcctcctgctcagcctcctgagtgctgggactacaggcgtgtgccaccatccctggctaattcttttaaatgtttatcagagatgaggtctcactatgttgcccaggttggtctccaattcctgagctcaagcattcctcccaccttggcctcccaaagtgctgtaattacaggtgtgagccaccgcacccggcctatacttgttttatttattttttctttcttcttcctctcctcccctctcctcccttcccctcccctcccctcttttccttttctttcttccattctctttctttctctccttctttccctccctccctcccttctttctttttagagacagggacttgctttgttgcccaggctggggtgcagtgctgtaatcatagctcactgcagactcaaactcttgggttcaagcaatcctcccaccttggcctcccaaagtcctggggttataagcatgagccaccacacttagcatagtgttttgtttttgttttttgagatggtgtttcgctcttgtcgcccaggctggagtgcaatggcacagtctcggctcactgcaccctctgcctcccatgttcaagtgattctcctgcctcagcctcctgagtagcagggattataggcacccgccaccacactcggctaatttttgtatttttagtagagacgaggtttcaccatgttggccaggctggtcttgaacccctgacctaaggtaatccgcccgccttggcctcccaaagtgctcggattacaggtgtgagccaccacgcctgaccttgttttttttgttttttgagacggagtttcactcttgttgcctgggctggagtgcaatggctcggtctcagctcaccacaacctctgcctcctgggttcaagcgattctcctgccccagcctcccgagtagctgggattacaggcatgcgccaccacacttggctaattttgtgtttttagtagagatggggtttctccatgttggtgaggctggtctcaaactcccaacctcaggtgatctgcccgcctcagccttccaaagtgctgagattacggcaTGAGCCATTgggcccggcctttttttttgagacggagtctcgctttgtcactcaggctggagtgcagtggtgtgatctcggctcactgcaaggtccacctcctgggttcatgccattttcctgcctcagcctcccgagtagctgggactacaggcgcccgccaccacgcccagctaatttttttgtatttttagtagacacgagtttcactttgttagccaggatggtcttgatctcctgacctcgtgatccacccacctcggcctcccaaagtgctgggattacaggcgtgagccaccgtgcctggccttttttttttttttttttttttttttgagatggagtcttgttctgtcgcccaggctggagtgcagtggcacaatcttggctcactgcaacccctgcctcctgggttcaagcaattctcatgcctcagcctcccaagtagctgggattacaggcgagcaccaccgtgcctggctaatttttgtatttctagtagagatggggttttgtcatgttggccaggctggtctcgaactcctgatctcaggtgatccgcctgcctcggcctcccaaaatgctgggattacaggagtgagccaccacacctggcccactgttttatgttttaaatagtaCCCATCATTAGCTGAAATTGTATTTGTTTGCACATTCTGTGTTCCCCtctctagaatgtaagctctacaAGAGCAGGACCCCTATCCTGCTAGTTGCTGAATCCCCCGTGCCTAATACAGTCCCTGGAACATTGTAGTGTTcaaactatttgttgaataaattaatgaatcatCAATCCCGAGACCAGGCATTGCATTTCCCGTTCTTTATTTCCTAATCCTCTTAGGGAAGGACCCAGGCATGCAATATcccctccaccccatccccatGCTCCCCACCCAGTGGGAGGACTCACTTGGCAAAGGGGATGAGGTTGACTCCATCATCCTGCACCTGCATGACTGGACTGGGCTGGGTAGTTAGTCTCCTTTTTGGTGCTGGGAGGATAATGGAAAAGAAGTCATTCATtcgggctggatgtggtggctcacgcctgtaatcccagcacttttggaggccaaggcgggtggatcatgaggtcaggagttcaagaccagcctggccaatatagtgaaaccccatctctgctaaaaatacaaacattagtcgggtgtggtggcgcgcgcctatagtcccagctacccagaaagctgaggcagaagaatcgcttgaacctgggaggcggaggttgcagtgagccgagatcgcgccactgcactccagcctgggggacacagcaagactctgtctcaaaaaaaaaaaaaaaaaaaaaaaaggcattcattCATATAATGTCTGTAGGGATGAGGCCAGTAGCAGATCTAGAGATTGGAAAAAGAAGGTATGGATGCTGAAAAAAGAGAGAACTTAAAAGGTATTTGtagcggctgggcgcggtggcttatgcctgtagtcccagccctttgggaggccgaggcaggcagatcacctgaggttgggagttcgagaccagtctgaccaacatggagaaaccccgtctctactaaaaatacaaaattagctgggcatggtggcgcatgcctgtaatcccagctactccggaggctaaggcagaagaatcacttgaaccagggagtaggaagttgcagtgagctgaaattgcaccactgcactccagactggcaacagagcaagactctgtctcaaaaaaaaaaaaaggtatttgtaGTGCTGGACTATTAATTGAACATTTAGGTTGAAGACAGCACAGGAAAAGTGGATGTGGTAAAAAGATAAAGGAGAAAGCAAATCTT contains the following coding sequences:
- the INCA1 gene encoding protein INCA1 isoform X2 gives rise to the protein MQVQDDGVNLIPFAKCSRVVSRSPPPRLPSQSLRPMPQRYGDVFWKNLNQRPSPTWLEEQHIPPTLRATGCSQLGLYPPEQLPPPEMLWRRKKRRPCLEGMQQQGLGGVPARVRAVTYHLEDLRRRQSIINELKKAQWGSSGAASEPVVLGEEGCGFPSTNEYPDLEEEKATYPQEENRFLTPGRAQLLWSPWSPLDQEEACASRQLHSLASFSTVTARRNPLHNPWGMELAASEE
- the INCA1 gene encoding protein INCA1 isoform X4; its protein translation is MHQAGSADGQSPRTVAPKRRLTTQPSPVMQVQDDGVNLIPFAKCSRVVSRSPPPRLPSQSLRPMPQRYGDVFWKNLNQRPSPTWLEEQHIPPTLRATGCSQLGLYPPEQLPPPEMLWRRKKRRPCLEGMQQQGLGGVPARVRAVTYHLEDLRRRQSIINELKKAQWGSSGAASEPVVLGEEGCGFPSTNEYPDLEEEKATYPQEENRFLTPGRAQLLWSPWSPLDQEEACASRQLHSLASFSTVTARRNPLHNPWGMELAASEE
- the INCA1 gene encoding protein INCA1 isoform X1, coding for MHQAGSADGQSPRTVAPKRRLTTQPSPVMQVQDDGVNLIPFAKCSRVVSRSPPPRLPSQSLRPMPQRYGDVFWKNLNQRPSPTWLEEQHIPPTLLPPPEMLWRRKKRRPCLEGMQQQGLGGVPARVRAVTYHLEDLRRRQSIINELKKAQWGSSGAASEPVVLGEEGCGFPSTNEYPDLEEEKATYPQEENRFLTPGRAQLLWSPWSPLDQEEACASRQLHSLASFSTVTARRNPLHNPWGMELAASEE
- the INCA1 gene encoding protein INCA1 isoform X3; the encoded protein is MQVQDDGVNLIPFAKCSRVVSRSPPPRLPSQSLRPMPQRYGDVFWKNLNQRPSPTWLEEQHIPPTLLPPPEMLWRRKKRRPCLEGMQQQGLGGVPARVRAVTYHLEDLRRRQSIINELKKAQWGSSGAASEPVVLGEEGCGFPSTNEYPDLEEEKATYPQEENRFLTPGRAQLLWSPWSPLDQEEACASRQLHSLASFSTVTARRNPLHNPWGMELAASEE